A section of the Salminus brasiliensis chromosome 10, fSalBra1.hap2, whole genome shotgun sequence genome encodes:
- the LOC140564379 gene encoding fibrinogen-like protein 1-like protein — MKTLGSRVVAFLSLLIPTGALAVQPHAKNIHLLSSEEQKFILNLGHKEIPRDCYDLWESSGAQSPDGVYLIKPVDTPIVAYCAMQEGGWTVIQHITVNSSIDFDRSWEEYKLGFGRLTGNHWLGNDYIHQLTLGPGHYKLGIKLVDKDAMTKTGEYDPVLVEGEDAQYRLRLGLYQGTAVDALTLDPENYLHDNQRFTTKDRDNDNYFQNCAKLEFQGVAGGGWWYDACAGANLNRRNVIYWQKDCNKEHLCKYAWMMVKPSETVKIIRPADCKRDEL, encoded by the exons ATGAAGACTTTAGGCAGCCGGGTGGTGGCTTTCCTGAGCCTGCTCATTCCAACTGGTGCGCTAGCTGTGCAGCCACATGCTAAAAACATCCATCTGCTTTCTTCAGAAGAGCAAAAATTCATCCTAAACCTCGGACATAAAG AGATCCCCAGAGACTGCTATGACCTGTGGGAGAGCTCTGGAGCTCAGTCGCCGGATGGCGTGTATTTGATCAAACCTGTGGACACGCCTATCGTAGCCTACTGCGCCATGCAGGAAGGTGGCTGGACCGTCATCCAGCACATCACGGTCAACAGCAGCATAGACTTTGACCGCTCTTGGGAGGAGTACAAGTTAGGCTTTGGACGCCTCACCGGCAACCACTGGCTGGGCAACGACTACATCCACCAACTCACCCTTGGACCCGGGCACTATAAGCTGGGAATCAAGCTGGTGGACAAAGACGCAATGACCAAGACAGGTGAGTATGATCCAGTGCTGGTGGAGGGAGAGGATGCCCAGTACCGGCTACGCCTCGGCTTGTATCAAGGCACAGCCGTGGACGCACTCACCCTGGACCCGGAGAACTACCTCCACGACAACCAGAGGTTCACCACCAAGGACCGGGACAACGACAACTACTTCCAGAACTGTGCCAAGCTCGAGTTCCAGGGAGTAGCAGGGGGGGGTTGGTGGTACGACGCCTGCGCTGGGGCCAACCTGAACCGCCGCAATGTCATCTACTGGCAGAAGGACTGCAACAAGGAACACCTGTGCAAGTACGCCTGGATGATGGTAAAGCCCTCAGAGACAGTCAAAATCATCCGTCCTGCAGACTGCAAAAGAGATGAGCTCTAA
- the chrm5a gene encoding muscarinic acetylcholine receptor M5a — MDGGQMENTSISANASDVHLVTHSLWEVITIATVSAIVSLITIIGNVLVMLSFKVNSQLKTVNNYYLLSLAFADLIIGVFSMNLYTSYILMGYWSLGSLACDLWLALDYVASNASVMNLLVISFDRYFSITRPLTYRAKRTPKRAGIMIGLAWLVSFVLWAPPILCWQYFVGKRTVPERQCQIQFFSEPVITFGTAIAAFYIPVSVMTILYCRIYKETERRTKDLAELQGANQSTDSETKAQPQRAIIRSCFSSTSRNQKRSSWSLSSRSKTAKSSATSNDEWSKADQLATFNSYASSDDEERPVSPGVLPAYRNHACGENKTGLSNDGEQLSSHEDENFFPSPIKGSSQKSKKCVSYKFKPATKEGNSLQANSEDTKAASFSSAESMSAPSTASSSKPIDATLKSQITKRKRMVLIKERKAAQTLSAILLAFILTWTPYNIMVLISTFCSDCIPLSLWHLGYWLCYVNSTVNPMCYALCNKTFQKTFRMLLLCQWKKKRVEEKLYWYGQNPVVGNKLT, encoded by the coding sequence ATGGACGGAGGCCAAATGGAGAACACCTCTATCAGTGCCAACGCGTCCGACGTCCACCTCGTCACACATAGCCTGTGGGAGGTCATCACTATAgcaactgtgtcagccatagtGAGCTTGATCACAATAATCGGGAATGTTCTTGTAATGCTGTCCTTCAAAGTCAACAGTCAGCTGAAAACCGTTAACAACTACTACTTGCTTAGCCTGGCTTTCGCTGACCTAATCATTGGTGTTTTTTCAATGAATTTATACACGTCCTACATATTGATGGGTTACTGGTCACTAGGTAGCCTGGCATGCGACCTGTGGTTGGCTCTGGACTATGTGGCCAGCAATGCCTCAGTCATGAACTTGCTGGTCATTAGCTTTGACCGCTACTTCTCCATTACAAGGCCTCTGACCTACAGAGCTAAGCGAACGCCAAAACGCGCTGGAATCATGATCGGCCTGGCCTGGCTTGTGTCCTTCGTTCTTTGGGCGCCTCCGATTCTGTGCTGGCAGTATTTCGTTGGCAAGAGGACAGTACCTGAGAGGCAGTGCCAAATCCAGTTCTTCTCAGAGCCAGTGATAACCTTCGGCACAGCCATTGCTGCGTTTTACATTCCTGTTTCAGTCATGACCATCTTGTATTGTCGGATAtacaaagagacagagaggcgCACTAAAGACCTGGCAGAGCTCCAGGGCGCCAACCAGTCTACAGACTCAGAAACTAAAGCCCAACCACAGAGGGCTATCATCAGGTCCTGCTTCAGCAGCACCTCCAGAAACCAGAAACGCTCGTCCTGGTCGTTGTCCAGCCGCAGCAAAACAGCCAAATCCTCAGCCACGTCAAATGACGAGTGGTCCAAAGCTGACCAGCTGGCCACCTTCAACAGCTATGCCTCGTCCGATGATGAGGAGCGGCCTGTATCTCCTGGAGTCCTCCCGGCTTACAGGAACCATGCGTGCGGGGAGAACAAAACAGGGCTGTCCAACGACGGCGAACAGCTGAGCAGTCACGAAGATGAGAACTTCTTCCCGTCGCCTATCAAGGGTAGCTCCCAAAAGAGCAAGAAGTGTGTCTCGTACAAGTTCAAGCCAGCTACCAAGGAAGGCAACTCTCTGCAGGCCAACAGCGAAGACACCAAGGCGGCTTCCTTCTCCTCTGCCGAATCCATGAGTGCACCCTCCACGGCCTCATCCTCCAAGCCCATCGATGCCACGCTCAAGAGCCAGATCACCAAGCGCAAGAGGATGGTCCTGATCAAAGAGAGGAAGGCAGCCCAGACACTCAGTGCCATTCTACTGGCCTTCATTCTCACATGGACACCTTACAACATCATGGTGCTCATCTCCACCTTCTGTTCTGATTgtatccctctgtctctctggcaCCTAGGCTACTGGCTGTGCTACGTCAACAGCACGGTCAACCCAATGTGCTATGCCCTCTGCAACAAGACCTTTCAAAAGACCTTCCGGATGCTTCTCCTCTGCcagtggaagaagaagaggGTGGAGGAGAAGCTTTACTGGTACGGACAGAACCCTGTTGTAGGCAACAAGTTAACATAA